One stretch of Candidatus Effluviviaceae Genus I sp. DNA includes these proteins:
- the truB gene encoding tRNA pseudouridine(55) synthase TruB, translating to MDRVLVIRKPPGLTSHDVVERIRRSSRERRVGHAGTLDPSATGLLLVLVGRATRLAQFLADAEKEYRGHMLLGRITDTQDLTGRVLEERPCDGVTRERVERAFEGFTGHIQQVPPMVSALKHQGTPLYALARKGITVERAPRSVLVRRLGLLAFDPPDVEFEVVCSKGTYVRTLAADVGEVLGCGACLGELERRRIGRFTMDAALALGDVEALGRDVAVFGCSMFDALADLPSLTVDGNEAALLATGGSIRVSPERVQAAPGGHVRVTRNGAELLAVGRVDAAPHGGPGDAAIHPIRVFEEV from the coding sequence GTGGACCGCGTGCTGGTGATCAGGAAGCCGCCGGGGCTGACGTCGCACGACGTCGTGGAGCGGATCAGGCGCTCGTCGCGGGAGCGCAGGGTGGGACACGCCGGAACGCTCGACCCCTCGGCCACGGGTCTTCTCCTCGTGCTCGTTGGCCGCGCGACACGGCTCGCGCAGTTCCTGGCCGATGCCGAGAAGGAGTACCGCGGGCACATGCTGCTCGGTCGGATCACGGACACGCAGGACCTGACGGGCCGCGTGCTCGAGGAGCGCCCATGCGACGGGGTGACCCGCGAGCGCGTGGAGCGGGCCTTCGAGGGGTTCACCGGGCACATCCAGCAGGTCCCGCCGATGGTCTCGGCGCTCAAGCACCAGGGGACGCCGCTCTACGCGCTCGCCCGCAAGGGCATCACCGTCGAGCGGGCGCCGCGGTCGGTGCTCGTGAGACGTCTGGGGCTTCTTGCGTTCGATCCTCCGGACGTTGAGTTCGAGGTCGTGTGCTCGAAGGGCACGTACGTGCGGACGCTTGCGGCCGACGTGGGCGAGGTTCTCGGCTGCGGCGCGTGTCTTGGGGAGCTCGAGCGGCGCCGGATCGGGCGGTTCACGATGGACGCCGCGCTGGCGCTGGGAGACGTCGAGGCCCTGGGAAGGGACGTGGCGGTCTTTGGATGCTCCATGTTCGACGCGCTGGCAGACCTGCCCTCGCTGACGGTCGACGGCAACGAGGCCGCGCTGCTCGCGACCGGAGGGAGCATCCGGGTGTCGCCGGAGAGGGTCCAGGCGGCGCCCGGGGGCCACGTCCGCGTCACGCGCAACGGCGCGGAGCTGCTTGCCGTCGGGCGCGTGGACGCCGCGCCGCACGGTGGGCCGGGGGATGCTGCGATCCACCCGATCCGCGTGTTCGAGGAGGTCTGA
- the ribF gene encoding riboflavin biosynthesis protein RibF, which translates to MRVVRSFEELNAVVPGALSATVGNFDGFHLGHAAVAAELLSAARRRGTPAVLVTFEPHPLTVVGAPGAAFVLTPSEEKAGLVAEAELDAMVVHPFDASVAAMSGRDFLSALSRGRLAHLVLGYDFRMGSGRACDVAGLTAITGEMGCTLEVVAAVRRDGVPISSSRVRDALWTKRPEEAAAMLGRPYRLKGRVARGEGVGSALGFPTANLEPPCEKLVPHDGVYRARVRDERRAGALLYVGRRPTLGTGERRIEVHVPGWDGLPYGGELEVEVLAFVREDRAFRSAEELANQIARDVAENLKAPAGSAGTS; encoded by the coding sequence ATGCGAGTGGTCCGGTCGTTCGAGGAGCTGAACGCCGTCGTGCCGGGAGCGCTCTCGGCCACCGTCGGCAACTTCGACGGCTTCCACCTGGGGCACGCGGCTGTGGCGGCGGAGCTCCTCTCGGCGGCGCGGCGGCGCGGGACGCCGGCCGTCCTCGTGACCTTCGAGCCGCACCCGCTCACCGTGGTCGGCGCGCCGGGTGCGGCGTTCGTCCTCACCCCGTCTGAGGAGAAGGCCGGCCTGGTGGCAGAGGCGGAGCTCGACGCGATGGTGGTGCACCCGTTCGACGCGTCCGTGGCGGCGATGTCGGGGCGCGACTTCCTGTCGGCGCTCTCGCGCGGGCGGTTGGCGCACCTCGTGCTCGGGTACGACTTTCGGATGGGGAGCGGCCGGGCCTGCGACGTCGCCGGGTTGACCGCGATCACCGGAGAGATGGGGTGCACCCTTGAGGTCGTGGCGGCGGTCCGCCGCGACGGGGTTCCGATCTCGAGCTCGAGGGTCCGGGACGCGCTCTGGACGAAGCGCCCGGAGGAGGCCGCGGCGATGCTGGGCCGCCCGTACCGACTGAAGGGCCGTGTGGCGCGGGGGGAGGGCGTCGGGTCGGCCCTGGGCTTCCCGACGGCGAACCTCGAGCCGCCGTGCGAGAAGCTGGTCCCTCACGACGGGGTGTACCGCGCGCGCGTGCGCGACGAGCGGCGGGCGGGCGCGCTCCTGTACGTGGGGCGGAGGCCGACGCTCGGAACCGGAGAGCGGCGCATCGAGGTGCACGTGCCCGGCTGGGACGGCCTGCCCTATGGAGGTGAACTCGAGGTGGAGGTGCTGGCCTTCGTCCGTGAAGACAGGGCCTTCCGGAGCGCCGAGGAGCTGGCGAACCAGATCGCGAGAGACGTCGCTGAGAACCTGAAGGCCCCGGCAGGTTCGGCCGGGACCTCCTGA